The proteins below come from a single Burkholderia sp. PAMC 26561 genomic window:
- the catA gene encoding catechol 1,2-dioxygenase codes for MTKVFATKEAQDLLKAAANVESQSGNARAKQIVGRLLSDLFKAIDDLDMTPDEIWAGVNYFNKLGQDGEAALLAAGLGIEKYLDMRMDAADREAEINGGTPRTIEGPLYVAGAPVHDGVSKIDSDPDQEAGPLVIRGTVTGLDGKPVANAIVECWHANSKGFYSHFDPTGAQSDFNLRGAVKTGVDGKYEFRTLMPVGYGCPPHGATQQLLNVLARHGNRPAHVHFFAGSDKHRKLTTQINIEGDPLIWDDFAYATREDLIAHVVEKTGGIALGLKSDAYREIEFNFALTPLVQGKDNQVVHRPRVSATA; via the coding sequence ATGACGAAAGTTTTCGCTACGAAAGAAGCGCAAGACCTGTTGAAGGCTGCTGCCAACGTTGAGAGCCAGAGCGGCAATGCTCGCGCCAAACAGATTGTCGGCCGCCTGCTGAGCGATTTATTCAAGGCAATCGACGACCTCGATATGACACCCGATGAAATCTGGGCCGGCGTCAATTATTTCAACAAGCTTGGTCAGGATGGCGAAGCGGCGTTGCTCGCCGCTGGCCTCGGCATTGAAAAGTATCTCGACATGCGCATGGATGCTGCGGACAGGGAAGCCGAGATCAACGGGGGCACGCCGCGTACCATTGAAGGCCCGCTCTATGTCGCCGGTGCGCCAGTGCACGACGGGGTATCCAAGATCGACAGCGACCCCGATCAGGAAGCGGGCCCTCTGGTCATTCGTGGCACCGTGACCGGTCTGGATGGCAAGCCCGTTGCAAATGCGATTGTCGAGTGCTGGCACGCCAACTCTAAAGGCTTTTATTCGCACTTCGACCCGACCGGAGCGCAGAGCGACTTTAACTTGCGCGGGGCGGTGAAAACGGGTGTCGACGGCAAGTACGAGTTTCGTACGCTGATGCCGGTCGGCTACGGTTGCCCGCCGCATGGCGCGACTCAGCAACTGCTGAACGTGCTCGCGCGTCACGGCAACCGTCCGGCGCATGTGCATTTCTTCGCCGGCAGCGACAAGCACCGCAAGCTGACCACGCAAATCAATATTGAAGGCGACCCGCTGATCTGGGACGACTTTGCCTATGCAACCCGCGAGGACTTGATTGCGCATGTGGTCGAGAAGACCGGTGGCATTGCGCTCGGCCTCAAATCCGACGCATACCGGGAAATCGAGTTCAACTTTGCGTTGACGCCGCTCGTCCAGGGCAAGGACAACCAGGTCGTCCATCGTCCGCGCGTATCAGCTACGGCTTGA
- a CDS encoding muconate/chloromuconate family cycloisomerase translates to MNAQIISVEAILVDLPTIRAHQLAMATMQQQTLVIVRLRSSDDIEGLGEATTIGGLAYGEESPEGIKLTIDTYLAPALIGMDATNVNGAMLKLNKIARGNRFAKCALETALLDAQGKRLGVPVSTLLGGAVRKTLPVLWTLASGDTQRDIEEAEMLLAERRHNTFKLKIGRRGVREDVAHVSKIKAALGGRAKVTVDVNQAWSEVDAASGIEALEAAGVDLIEQPTPREQRGALARLASRFIVPIMADEAVTGPEDALELVRGACADVFALKIAKSGGIYAMMRTAAIADAAGVSLYGGTMLEGSVGSVASAHGFSALPQLDWGTELFGPLLLKDDIVTARPQYRDFDLHLPEGPGLGLHIDEEKLAFYRRDKRA, encoded by the coding sequence ATGAATGCCCAAATCATCTCCGTCGAAGCAATCCTGGTCGACCTTCCGACCATTCGCGCGCATCAACTGGCAATGGCGACGATGCAGCAGCAAACGCTTGTCATTGTGCGCCTGCGTTCGAGCGATGATATCGAGGGTCTTGGCGAAGCCACCACCATTGGCGGTCTCGCTTACGGTGAGGAGAGTCCCGAGGGCATCAAGCTGACCATCGACACCTACCTCGCACCTGCGCTGATCGGAATGGATGCGACCAATGTCAACGGTGCAATGCTGAAGCTGAACAAGATCGCACGGGGCAACCGGTTCGCCAAATGCGCACTGGAAACGGCCTTGCTGGACGCTCAGGGCAAGCGCCTGGGCGTTCCGGTTTCAACGCTGCTGGGTGGCGCTGTGCGCAAGACACTTCCGGTCCTGTGGACGCTCGCGAGTGGCGATACCCAACGCGATATCGAGGAAGCGGAAATGCTCCTTGCCGAACGTCGTCACAACACCTTTAAACTGAAGATCGGCCGGCGCGGCGTTCGTGAGGATGTGGCGCATGTATCGAAAATCAAGGCCGCACTTGGCGGCCGAGCCAAGGTCACCGTCGATGTGAATCAGGCATGGAGCGAGGTCGACGCAGCCTCGGGGATCGAGGCGCTCGAAGCTGCGGGCGTCGACCTCATCGAGCAACCCACTCCGCGAGAACAGCGCGGGGCACTCGCCAGACTTGCGTCGCGCTTCATTGTTCCCATCATGGCCGACGAAGCAGTGACCGGCCCGGAGGACGCCCTCGAACTCGTGCGCGGTGCATGCGCGGACGTGTTTGCATTGAAGATTGCGAAATCCGGCGGCATCTACGCAATGATGCGCACTGCCGCCATCGCCGATGCAGCCGGCGTGTCCCTGTATGGCGGAACCATGCTTGAAGGCAGCGTCGGGTCGGTTGCGTCAGCCCACGGCTTCAGCGCGCTTCCCCAACTTGACTGGGGCACGGAGTTGTTCGGCCCCCTCTTGTTGAAAGACGACATCGTCACCGCGCGTCCCCAATACCGCGACTTCGATCTGCATTTGCCGGAGGGGCCGGGGCTGGGTCTTCATATCGATGAGGAAAAGCTCGCTTTCTACCGGCGCGACAAACGCGCTTAA
- a CDS encoding Rieske 2Fe-2S domain-containing protein, protein MSVIIEKSVLLDELLHAAVQDDKQTGVFRCRRDIFTNADLFELEMKHIFESNWVYLAHESQIPNNNDYYTTWIGRQPVVVSRDKAGELHAVINACAHKGALICRRKHGNKGSFTCPFHGWTFANTGKLLKVKDEKTTQYPIQFNSNGSHDLKKVPRFQSYRGFLFGSLNADAMSLEDHLGETKVIIDQIVDQAPHGLEVLRGNSSYIYDGNWKMQMENGCDGYHVSTVHWNYAATMGRRKVDGTKAVDANGWSKSVAGVYGFDNGHILLWTNSMNPEVRPVYQQREEIKARVGGIKADFIVNQTRNLCLYPNVFLMDQFSTQIRVVRPLSVGQTEVSIFCFAPKGESAADRATRIRQYEDFFNVSGMGTADDLEEFRACQAGYAGTTALWNDLSRGAPLWVDGPDRNAKSMGLNPLISGERSEDEGLFVTQHEYWVRLMRDALKKEQGEAVV, encoded by the coding sequence ATGTCCGTAATTATCGAAAAGTCCGTGCTGCTGGATGAATTGCTGCACGCCGCCGTCCAGGACGACAAGCAGACTGGTGTATTTCGCTGCCGCCGCGATATTTTTACGAATGCCGATTTGTTCGAACTGGAGATGAAACACATCTTCGAAAGCAACTGGGTGTATCTGGCGCATGAAAGTCAGATTCCCAACAATAACGATTACTACACCACATGGATTGGCCGTCAGCCAGTAGTCGTCTCGCGAGACAAGGCCGGAGAACTTCACGCGGTCATCAATGCCTGCGCTCATAAAGGCGCCTTGATTTGCCGGCGCAAGCATGGCAACAAAGGCAGCTTTACGTGTCCGTTTCACGGCTGGACATTCGCCAACACCGGAAAGCTCTTGAAGGTGAAGGATGAGAAGACCACGCAATACCCCATTCAATTCAATTCGAACGGCTCGCATGACCTGAAAAAGGTACCGCGGTTTCAGAGCTACCGCGGTTTCCTGTTCGGCAGCCTCAATGCCGACGCCATGTCGCTGGAGGACCACCTCGGCGAGACCAAGGTCATCATCGACCAGATCGTCGATCAGGCGCCTCACGGGCTTGAAGTGTTGCGTGGCAATTCCTCGTACATCTACGACGGGAATTGGAAAATGCAGATGGAGAATGGATGCGATGGTTACCACGTCAGCACCGTGCACTGGAATTACGCCGCGACCATGGGCCGGCGCAAGGTCGATGGCACCAAGGCTGTCGATGCGAACGGCTGGAGCAAGTCGGTTGCCGGCGTGTACGGATTCGACAACGGTCACATCCTGCTCTGGACCAATTCGATGAACCCGGAAGTGCGCCCGGTCTATCAACAACGCGAAGAAATAAAGGCCCGGGTCGGCGGCATAAAAGCAGATTTCATCGTCAATCAAACTCGCAATCTCTGCCTGTATCCGAACGTCTTTTTAATGGACCAGTTCAGCACCCAGATTCGCGTGGTCCGTCCGTTGAGCGTTGGTCAAACTGAAGTCAGCATCTTCTGCTTTGCACCAAAAGGCGAGAGTGCAGCCGACCGCGCCACCCGCATTCGCCAATACGAGGATTTCTTCAACGTCTCGGGAATGGGCACCGCAGATGACCTCGAGGAGTTCCGCGCGTGCCAGGCCGGCTACGCAGGCACCACTGCATTGTGGAACGACCTCTCGCGCGGTGCTCCGTTGTGGGTCGATGGCCCGGACAGAAATGCGAAAAGCATGGGTCTCAACCCGCTCATCTCGGGTGAGCGCAGCGAAGACGAAGGGCTCTTTGTAACCCAGCACGAATACTGGGTAAGACTGATGCGCGATGCGCTGAAAAAGGAGCAAGGGGAGGCGGTCGTATGA
- the catC gene encoding muconolactone Delta-isomerase, producing the protein MLYLVRMDVHLPLDMPTAQADEIKAREKAYSQELQRSGKWQQLHRVVGEYANYSVFDVDSHDELHAILSGLPLFPYMTMNVTALAHHPSSIR; encoded by the coding sequence ATGCTATATCTCGTGAGAATGGATGTACACCTGCCACTCGATATGCCAACGGCTCAGGCCGACGAGATCAAGGCACGAGAAAAAGCCTACTCGCAAGAACTGCAACGCTCCGGGAAGTGGCAGCAACTGCATCGCGTTGTTGGCGAGTATGCGAATTACAGCGTTTTCGACGTCGACTCACACGACGAACTGCATGCGATCCTTTCCGGATTGCCGTTGTTTCCATACATGACGATGAACGTGACGGCGCTCGCACATCACCCGTCGTCGATCCGCTGA
- a CDS encoding LysR family transcriptional regulator, whose translation MELRHLRYFVAVAEERNFTRAAQRLHMAQPPLSRQIQQLEETLGVQLFERNSRPLKLTETGKFFYLHAVQLLAQTAELESMTRRVGNIERSLSVGFVGSTLYGMLPKIIRRFRDENTTVELSLHEMSTMDQLRALKDGRIDIGFGRIRLEDANIRRVVLREEKMIVALPEGHALSMSKPILALRDLVNETLIIFPKTPRPSYADQVLSAFQDRGLKPHRIYETRELQVALGLVAAGEGVSVVPSSVHGLKRSDVSYKELDDPTLVSPIIMSTRLLDESQDIKEILELIYRLYEEECIPYVPRTGSGG comes from the coding sequence ATGGAACTCCGGCATCTGCGCTACTTCGTAGCGGTAGCCGAAGAGCGCAATTTCACGCGAGCGGCCCAGCGGCTTCACATGGCCCAACCGCCCTTGAGCCGGCAGATACAGCAACTCGAAGAGACACTCGGAGTGCAACTGTTCGAGCGCAACTCGCGCCCGTTGAAGCTCACGGAAACGGGCAAGTTCTTCTATCTCCATGCCGTGCAATTGCTGGCGCAAACCGCCGAGCTCGAATCCATGACGAGGCGAGTCGGCAATATCGAGCGCAGCCTTTCAGTCGGCTTTGTGGGCTCGACCTTGTATGGAATGCTGCCGAAAATCATCCGGCGTTTCCGGGATGAAAACACAACGGTCGAGTTGAGTCTCCACGAGATGTCGACAATGGACCAACTCAGGGCGCTTAAAGACGGGCGCATCGATATCGGGTTCGGCCGTATCCGGCTCGAAGACGCAAACATACGCCGAGTAGTGCTTCGCGAGGAAAAGATGATCGTCGCCTTGCCGGAAGGGCATGCGCTTTCCATGAGCAAGCCCATCCTCGCGCTTCGGGACCTGGTGAACGAGACGCTGATCATTTTTCCGAAAACGCCGAGACCCAGTTACGCCGACCAGGTCCTCTCCGCATTCCAGGACAGGGGTCTGAAGCCTCACCGGATTTATGAAACGCGGGAACTGCAAGTCGCGCTCGGGCTGGTAGCCGCCGGCGAAGGGGTGTCTGTTGTGCCGAGCAGCGTGCATGGCCTGAAACGCAGCGACGTGAGCTATAAGGAACTGGATGATCCCACCCTTGTATCGCCCATCATCATGAGCACGCGCTTGCTTGACGAGTCGCAAGACATCAAGGAAATTCTGGAGCTTATTTACCGGCTCTACGAAGAGGAATGCATACCCTACGTACCCCGCACCGGCTCCGGGGGCTGA